A stretch of the Musa acuminata AAA Group cultivar baxijiao chromosome BXJ2-7, Cavendish_Baxijiao_AAA, whole genome shotgun sequence genome encodes the following:
- the LOC135617613 gene encoding protein JINGUBANG-like, giving the protein MSLAPHCAIPCHVDDDDSTHLLPKSISLSTQLSLPSLRSLDSCAETLPYSLHRCTATLRAHSSYVSAIAVHGESVYSGSPDQEIRLWPCVHLDSASSSSSSSSAPRTDRLTSFTVAAAKSPVKSLVVAGDNLFSSHQDGKICVWQINRRERQHCKLKAVLPTQKDRFLSLLVPENYVQVRRHKKCTWVHHVDAVSGLAVSHDGALLYSVSWDRALKVWRTSDFKCMESVAGAHQDAINAVAVSLDGHVYTGSADARINVWRRGGEGGTKHSLVQTLERHRSAVNALALSADGSVLYSGACDRSVVVWEGGGGRMEAAGALRGHRRAILCLAAVGGVVCSGSADRTVRVWKRGVLEKGRYWCLAVLEGHGGPIKSLTAAPVVDEGSRTESSCGLGGSSSSSSCLVLSGDLAGEIKVWRVSIRPPPPEGIFC; this is encoded by the coding sequence ATGAGCTTAGCACCTCATTGCGCCATTCCTTGTCATGTTGACGATGATGACTCCACTCATCTGCTACCTAAATCCATCTCCCTCTCCACCCAACTAAGCCTTCCTTCTCTCCGCTCCCTTGACTCCTGCGCTGAAACCTTGCCTTACTCTCTTCACCGGTGCACCGCCACACTCAGAGCTCATTCCTCCTACGTCTCTGCCATCGCCGTTCATGGGGAGTCGGTTTACAGCGGCAGCCCCGACCAAGAGATCAGGCTTTGGCCTTGCGTCCACTTGGACTCAgcatcgtcatcgtcatcgtcatcatcCGCTCCGAGAACGGATCGTCTGACGAGCTTTACGGTCGCTGCTGCTAAAAGCCCGGTGAAGTCGCTTGTTGTTGCAGGGGACAACCTCTTCAGCTCTCACCAAGATGGGAAGATCTGTGTGTGGCAGATAAACCGAAGGGAGCGCCAGCACTGCAAGCTGAAAGCCGTCCTGCCCACCCAGAAGGACCGCTTCCTCAGCCTTTTGGTGCCCGAGAACTATGTGCAGGTCCGCAGACACAAGAAGTGCACCTGGGTGCACCACGTCGACGCCGTCTCCGGCCTCGCGGTCTCGCACGACGGAGCCCTCCTCTACTCCGTCTCCTGGGACCGTGCGCTCAAGGTCTGGCGCACCTCCGACTTCAAGTGCATGGAGTCGGTGGCTGGCGCCCACCAGGACGCCATCAACGCCGTGGCCGTGTCGTTGGACGGGCACGTATACACGGGCTCCGCCGACGCACGGATCAACGTGTGGCGGCGGGGGGGCGAGGGAGGGACCAAGCACTCGCTGGTGCAGACGCTGGAGCGGCACCGGTCGGCGGTGAACGCGCTGGCGCTGAGCGCCGACGGGTCGGTGCTGTACTCGGGCGCGTGCGACCGGTCGGTCGTGGTGTGGGAAGGGGGCGGAGGGCGAATGGAGGCGGCGGGGGCGCTGAGGGGACACCGGAGGGCCATCCTGTGCTTGGCGGCTGTTGGGGGTGTGGTGTGCAGCGGGTCGGCGGACAGGACGGTGAGGGTGTGGAAGAGGGGGGTGTTAGAGAAGGGACGCTACTGGTGCTTGGCCGTGTTGGAAGGGCATGGGGGTCCGATTAAGAGCTTGACAGCGGCGCCGGTGGTGGATGAAGGCAGCAGAACTGAAAGCTCTTGTGGCTTGGGGGGAAGCAGCAGCAGCTCCTCATGCCTGGTCCTAAGTGGGGATTTGGCGGGTGAGATAAAGGTGTGGAGGGTTTCgattcgtcctcctcctccggaGGGAATCTTCTGTTAA
- the LOC135617614 gene encoding metalloendoproteinase 2-MMP-like, which translates to MSKSHISLLFLVAAAAAFFSSSVSAFPFDFPPVPTENPWIPFRNLSGCRFGEHRPGLADLKEYLNQFGYLPAAPNFTNSFDDNLEAAIKTYQRNFGLNVTGELDDATVEQLIVPRCGMPDIINGTSTMNSSFVRGRNLYAYFPGTPTWPSDKTELKYAITATSAVSIDLSVLKTVFARAFGRWSAATTLTFTETDSSSDADITIGFYNGSHGDGEPFDGVLGTLAHAFSPTDGRFHLDAAETWVADGDVTQADSDVAVDLESVAVHEIGHLLGLGHSSVAEAIMYPTIKTRTKKVDLASDDVEGIQNLYGSNPNFTGVAPSSTGSSSPEINGGGLGSMARSAWRRELGSALAVVAVAFLVF; encoded by the coding sequence ATGAGCAAGTCCCacatctccctcctcttccttgtCGCGGCCGCGGCTGccttcttctcgtcttcggtGTCTGCCTTTCCCTTTGACTTCCCTCCGGTGCCCACTGAGAACCCATGGATCCCCTTCAGGAACCTCTCCGGCTGCCGTTTCGGGGAGCACAGGCCCGGCCTCGCCGACCTCAAGGAGTACCTCAACCAATTCGGCTACCTCCCGGCCGCCCCCAACTTCACCAACTCCTTCGACGACAACCTGGAGGCGGCGATCAAGACGTACCAGCGGAACTTCGGCCTCAACGTCACCGGCGAGCTTGACGACGCCACGGTCGAACAGCTCATCGTGCCGCGGTGCGGCATGCCCGACATCATCAACGGCACCTCCACCATGAACTCTTCCTTTGTTCGCGGCCGCAACCTCTACGCTTACTTCCCCGGCACCCCCACCTGGCCCAGCGACAAAACCGAGCTCAAGTACGCCATCACCGCCACCTCCGCCGTCTCCATCGACCTATCGGTGCTGAAGACGGTCTTCGCCCGCGCCTTCGGCCGGTGGTCCGCCGCCACGACGCTGACGTTCACCGAGACCGACTCCTCGTCGGACGCGGACATAACCATCGGGTTCTACAACGGCTCTCACGGCGACGGCGAGCCGTTCGACGGGGTGCTGGGAACGCTGGCGCACGCGTTCTCGCCCACGGACGGGCGGTTCCACCTGGACGCGGCGGAGACGTGGGTGGCCGACGGGGACGTGACGCAGGCGGACTCGGACGTCGCCGTGGACCTGGAGTCGGTAGCGGTGCACGAGATCGGCCACCTCCTGGGGCTCGGCCACTCCTCGGTGGCGGAGGCGATCATGTACCCCACGATCAAGACGCGCACCAAAAAAGTCGACCTGGCCAGCGACGACGTCGAGGGCATACAGAATCTGTACGGGAGCAATCCGAACTTCACCGGCGTGGCGCCGTCGTCGACGGGGAGCAGCAGTCCCGAGATCAACGGCGGCGGCTTGGGCTCGATGGCGCGGTCCGCGTGGCGGCGGGAACTCGGATCCGCGTTGGCCGTTGTAGCAGTTGCCTTCTTGGTGTTTTAG